The following are from one region of the Pirellulaceae bacterium genome:
- a CDS encoding YebC/PmpR family DNA-binding transcriptional regulator, giving the protein MAGHSHSANIRHRKAAVDSKRSKLWSKLSKAIIVAAKLGGGDPNANSRLRTAIIDAKAVSMPKDNIERAIKKGTGELDGGDVEETLYEGYGPAGVAVMCDIMTDNRNRTAPEIRKIFDVHGGALGGSGCVSYLFDRKGIIVLAAKHGNEEAVMEVAMENEAEDVQVLEDRIEIITAPENLSRLVSALEAAGQPIEVSQVTRIPQMTVDVDAETARTVLKLLETLDEHDDVQFVSTNLNYESEVVAALLADA; this is encoded by the coding sequence ATGGCTGGGCATTCCCATTCAGCAAACATCCGACATCGCAAGGCGGCCGTCGACAGCAAACGTTCCAAATTGTGGTCCAAACTCTCTAAGGCCATTATTGTCGCTGCCAAGTTGGGAGGTGGCGATCCCAATGCTAACTCGCGGTTGCGAACCGCAATTATCGACGCCAAAGCTGTCAGTATGCCCAAGGACAATATCGAACGGGCAATCAAGAAGGGGACCGGCGAGCTGGATGGGGGTGACGTAGAAGAGACGTTGTACGAGGGGTACGGACCGGCCGGGGTGGCCGTGATGTGTGATATCATGACCGACAATCGCAACCGCACCGCGCCAGAAATTCGCAAGATTTTCGATGTGCATGGAGGAGCTTTGGGTGGATCGGGCTGCGTATCCTATCTGTTTGATCGCAAAGGCATCATCGTATTGGCGGCCAAGCACGGCAACGAAGAGGCGGTAATGGAAGTGGCTATGGAAAACGAAGCTGAAGACGTGCAAGTGCTGGAGGACCGTATCGAAATCATCACCGCGCCAGAAAATTTGTCCAGGTTAGTGTCTGCACTGGAAGCTGCTGGACAGCCCATTGAAGTCAGTCAGGTGACGCGCATTCCTCAGATGACGGTCGATGTGGATGCCGAAACAGCCAGGACGGTGCTGAAGCTGTTGGAGACGCTGGACGAGCACGACGATGTGCAGTTCGTGTCTACCAATTTGAACTACGAGTCCGAAGTCGTCGCGGCACTGCTGGCGGATGCTTAG
- the rbfA gene encoding 30S ribosome-binding factor RbfA, with translation MASRRLLKAAEAIREVVSMAILTEIRDPRVQNVTVTSVEVAPDMRQAKVMVSVMGDEAKQNLCLRGLANSAGFLQSKVAKRIDTRYTPRLTFELDLGVKKSLEIGKILHDLAEQRQAVSAGTSPPAALPPDDVDSISQSQ, from the coding sequence ATGGCCAGCCGCCGTTTGTTAAAAGCCGCCGAAGCGATTCGCGAAGTCGTCAGCATGGCGATTCTGACTGAAATTCGCGATCCGCGTGTCCAAAATGTAACCGTTACTTCAGTAGAGGTAGCGCCGGATATGCGCCAGGCCAAAGTCATGGTCAGCGTCATGGGCGACGAGGCCAAGCAGAATTTGTGCCTGCGCGGGTTAGCTAATTCGGCCGGCTTTCTACAGTCCAAGGTTGCCAAGCGAATCGATACGCGCTATACGCCGCGGTTGACGTTCGAACTCGATTTGGGCGTCAAGAAGAGTCTCGAAATCGGCAAGATCTTGCACGACTTGGCAGAGCAGCGACAAGCAGTTTCCGCTGGCACTTCGCCGCCCGCAGCCTTGCCGCCCGATGATGTCGATTCCATTTCGCAGTCGCAGTGA
- the infB gene encoding translation initiation factor IF-2, translating to MSKRIYALAKELSLDSKDLVDLCAKLGMQNKGSALASLEDDEVARVQKYLAGTDAKPAAPEVPKGTTVAAAPVRSSPLGSSLIGRIGRPRDLKSPAPERPQVEAPQPIEIEEVQAVAPPDVGQKPMSREDYVAPPSASTGPVRSLDARRSVGRSDKSTEERRRPSQPRAPVINLASVPKSSSSIPPPRSREPAPQKPEIRFTKEDISGQRQGMKAAPQEKYEAQQKQEKSAARSRDPDKTKGPPAEGGLKGFAKAAADRKSRYRGPDEEDADGKPAKKGGSGIAAARAERRQRPVDAFDDDRRQRGNKKLIRKGTNTAAPRKENAVLELPCTVRSFSEAAGVPSGRVLAVLMQAGQMLNINASLEREQVEMLAVELGVDIQVKLPESLEDNLIQQLDQVEDAPESLLPRPPIVTFLGHVDHGKTSLLDYLIGTRIVKGEAGGITQHIRAYQVEKDGKLISFVDTPGHEAFTEMRARGANVTDIAVLVIAADDGIMPQTEEAISHAKAAGVPIVVALNKIDLPGVDVNRILTQMTEHELTPSEWGGDVEVVRTSATTGQGMDELLETLLTVAELNDYRANPHRAAVGVCLESEQQSDKGVVAKLMIQNGSLKVGDVVLCGSSFGRVKAMYDTLNTNQQLKSAGPSVPVNITGLDHAPAAGDRFYVLPDIGQARELAESREHHSRAQSLSGSSPKVSFETFQDLLQSGKLGKVEEKVELNLIVRADARGSLEAIEKELSKLEHPEVLIRILQKSVGGITAADVTLASASGAVIVGFNVIPDEQARGLAEERNVEIRRYNIIYKLAEDIKAIVEGRLRPEERIVELGRALVKAVFSISKVGQVAGCLVAQGTIERGCRIRVNRDGRTIGDYALDSLKRHKDDVREVPRGMECGIRLAGFNDVKPDDILEAYRVEEVARKLD from the coding sequence GTGTCGAAACGCATTTACGCGTTAGCCAAAGAGCTTTCGCTCGACAGCAAAGATTTGGTGGATCTCTGCGCCAAGCTGGGCATGCAGAACAAGGGGTCGGCTCTGGCCAGTCTGGAGGACGATGAGGTTGCGCGCGTCCAGAAGTATCTGGCGGGCACCGACGCCAAGCCAGCGGCGCCTGAAGTTCCCAAGGGAACCACGGTGGCCGCCGCGCCTGTTCGGTCCTCGCCGTTGGGCAGTTCGCTGATCGGTCGCATTGGACGTCCGCGCGATCTCAAGTCGCCAGCGCCCGAGCGTCCCCAGGTTGAGGCACCACAGCCGATTGAAATTGAAGAGGTCCAGGCCGTCGCGCCGCCCGATGTCGGGCAAAAACCGATGAGTCGCGAGGACTATGTTGCCCCACCTTCGGCGTCCACCGGCCCCGTACGCTCCCTGGATGCCCGCCGCAGCGTTGGTCGCAGCGACAAGTCTACCGAAGAACGGCGTCGTCCGTCGCAGCCACGAGCCCCCGTGATCAATCTGGCGAGCGTTCCCAAATCATCCTCGTCCATTCCGCCGCCAAGGTCCAGAGAGCCTGCGCCACAGAAGCCCGAGATTCGCTTTACCAAGGAAGACATTTCCGGACAACGGCAGGGCATGAAGGCGGCGCCGCAAGAAAAGTATGAAGCTCAGCAGAAACAGGAAAAAAGTGCTGCGCGCAGTCGTGACCCCGACAAGACTAAGGGGCCACCGGCCGAAGGCGGCTTGAAGGGTTTTGCCAAGGCCGCTGCCGATCGCAAGAGTCGCTATCGAGGGCCTGACGAAGAGGATGCCGATGGCAAACCGGCCAAAAAGGGCGGTTCGGGTATTGCCGCCGCCCGCGCCGAGCGTCGCCAGCGACCGGTTGACGCATTTGATGATGATCGCCGTCAACGTGGCAACAAGAAACTTATCCGCAAGGGTACCAACACGGCTGCCCCACGCAAGGAGAACGCCGTCTTGGAGCTTCCATGTACCGTACGCAGTTTTTCAGAGGCCGCTGGAGTCCCGTCGGGTCGCGTCCTGGCGGTGCTTATGCAAGCCGGGCAGATGCTGAACATCAATGCCAGTCTAGAGCGCGAGCAAGTAGAAATGTTAGCGGTTGAACTGGGCGTTGATATTCAGGTTAAGCTGCCCGAGTCGCTGGAAGACAATTTGATTCAGCAGTTGGATCAGGTCGAAGATGCACCCGAATCACTGCTGCCGCGTCCGCCCATTGTTACTTTCCTGGGCCACGTCGACCACGGCAAGACATCGTTGCTGGATTATTTGATCGGCACGCGGATTGTCAAAGGCGAAGCCGGTGGTATCACGCAGCATATTCGGGCTTATCAAGTTGAAAAAGATGGCAAGTTGATTTCGTTTGTCGATACGCCAGGTCACGAAGCTTTTACTGAAATGCGGGCTCGCGGAGCGAACGTCACCGACATCGCTGTCCTGGTGATTGCCGCCGATGACGGTATTATGCCACAGACCGAAGAGGCCATCAGCCACGCCAAGGCGGCTGGCGTGCCCATCGTCGTAGCACTGAACAAAATCGACCTGCCCGGCGTGGATGTCAATCGCATTTTGACGCAAATGACCGAACATGAATTGACGCCCAGCGAATGGGGCGGCGACGTGGAAGTGGTGCGTACGAGCGCTACGACCGGTCAAGGCATGGACGAATTGCTGGAGACGTTGTTGACGGTGGCCGAGCTCAACGACTATCGAGCCAATCCCCATCGAGCCGCCGTGGGAGTGTGCTTGGAATCGGAGCAACAGTCGGACAAGGGTGTGGTTGCCAAGCTGATGATTCAAAACGGATCGCTGAAAGTGGGCGATGTCGTATTGTGCGGCTCCAGCTTTGGTCGTGTCAAAGCCATGTACGATACACTCAATACAAATCAACAATTGAAGTCGGCGGGGCCATCGGTGCCAGTCAACATTACTGGATTGGATCATGCACCAGCTGCCGGCGATCGCTTTTATGTACTCCCGGACATCGGTCAGGCGCGCGAGCTGGCCGAATCACGTGAGCATCACTCGCGAGCCCAGTCGCTCTCGGGTAGCTCGCCCAAGGTTTCCTTCGAGACCTTCCAAGACCTGTTGCAATCGGGCAAGTTAGGCAAGGTCGAAGAAAAGGTCGAACTGAACTTGATCGTGCGCGCTGATGCTCGGGGAAGTCTGGAAGCGATCGAAAAGGAATTGTCGAAGCTGGAGCATCCCGAAGTTCTGATTCGCATTTTGCAAAAGAGCGTAGGAGGTATCACGGCCGCCGACGTAACATTGGCCAGCGCATCGGGCGCGGTGATCGTCGGTTTCAACGTGATTCCCGACGAACAGGCACGTGGTTTGGCCGAAGAACGCAACGTAGAAATTCGTCGCTATAACATTATCTACAAGTTGGCTGAAGACATTAAGGCCATCGTCGAAGGTCGCCTGCGTCCGGAAGAGCGGATCGTTGAGCTAGGTCGGGCGCTGGTTAAGGCCGTCTTCAGTATCAGCAAAGTCGGGCAGGTGGCGGGATGTCTAGTGGCCCAAGGCACTATCGAACGCGGTTGCCGCATTCGCGTCAATCGTGATGGTCGGACCATTGGTGACTACGCTTTGGATTCGTTGAAGCGGCACAAGGATGACGTTCGCGAAGTTCCCCGCGGAATGGAATGTGGAATTCGATTAGCTGGTTTCAACGACGTCAAGCCCGACGATATTTTGGAAGCCTACCGCGTCGAGGAAGTTGCTCGTAAACTCGATTGA
- the nusA gene encoding transcription termination factor NusA: MNPHELLRLVDSLHREKNIDSEIVFAAIESALVTAMRRFRGEEAEIDVRIDRNSGTITAVCDGQELDQAEIGRIGAQTAKQVIIQKIKEAERDSLMEEFHDQIGQLVTGTVQRSERGVTTVQLSSVEAILPRGEQIPGESYHNGDRVRAVVYEVKAAGNRVKVILSRTKPQLVQRLFEQEIPEIIDGVIEIRAISREPGQRSKVAVTSSDTRVDCVGACVGVRGNRIKNITSELAGERIDIVRWNDDPQVMIPASLQPAEVEQVLLCDMIGRAIVLVRDDQLSQAIGKFGQNVRLASKLVGWDIEIMTTAELEEQIDRAVSSFMELQGMTEDLAQRLVEQGYLSYDDLSVIEPDHLMEMGGLTAEEVDVIVEQADERVAEAERVAEEEKQLKKQRELAEQQAAAQAASRGSVHEAPTAVLEAQSPSGDADLMQATDDSSAVSDAPEETMDQSNDTDRN; encoded by the coding sequence ATGAATCCGCATGAATTACTTCGCTTGGTTGATTCACTTCACCGCGAAAAAAATATTGATAGCGAGATCGTATTTGCTGCGATTGAATCCGCGCTGGTAACAGCCATGCGCCGTTTTCGTGGGGAAGAGGCGGAGATTGACGTCCGCATCGATCGCAACAGCGGGACTATTACAGCGGTATGCGATGGCCAGGAGCTCGACCAAGCCGAAATCGGGCGCATTGGGGCGCAAACCGCCAAGCAAGTCATTATCCAGAAAATCAAGGAAGCCGAACGCGACTCCTTGATGGAGGAATTTCACGATCAAATCGGACAATTGGTAACCGGTACCGTGCAGCGCAGTGAGCGCGGTGTGACAACTGTGCAATTGTCGTCGGTCGAGGCGATATTGCCGCGCGGAGAACAGATTCCTGGCGAAAGCTATCACAATGGCGATCGTGTGCGAGCCGTGGTGTACGAAGTTAAAGCTGCCGGTAATCGCGTCAAGGTGATCCTTAGTCGAACCAAGCCCCAGCTTGTGCAGCGGTTGTTCGAGCAGGAAATACCGGAGATCATCGATGGAGTTATCGAAATCAGGGCCATTAGTCGCGAGCCTGGTCAGCGCAGTAAAGTTGCCGTGACCAGTTCCGATACACGTGTCGATTGCGTGGGCGCGTGCGTGGGCGTGCGCGGTAATCGCATCAAAAATATCACCAGCGAATTGGCTGGCGAGCGTATTGATATCGTCCGCTGGAATGATGATCCGCAGGTCATGATTCCGGCGTCGTTGCAGCCGGCTGAGGTCGAGCAGGTGCTGTTGTGCGATATGATTGGAAGAGCCATTGTGCTGGTCCGCGACGATCAATTGTCTCAAGCCATCGGAAAATTTGGGCAAAACGTCCGCCTGGCAAGTAAATTGGTGGGTTGGGACATTGAGATCATGACTACCGCCGAGTTAGAGGAACAAATCGATCGGGCTGTCTCCTCCTTCATGGAGCTACAGGGCATGACCGAGGATTTGGCTCAGCGCCTAGTAGAACAGGGTTACTTGTCTTACGATGATTTGTCGGTGATCGAGCCCGATCACCTGATGGAAATGGGCGGTCTGACGGCTGAAGAGGTCGATGTGATCGTCGAGCAGGCCGATGAACGAGTGGCGGAAGCCGAGCGCGTCGCCGAAGAAGAAAAGCAATTGAAGAAGCAGCGGGAGTTGGCTGAACAACAGGCCGCTGCCCAAGCTGCTTCGCGGGGCAGTGTTCATGAAGCTCCGACAGCAGTATTGGAGGCCCAGTCGCCCAGTGGCGATGCGGACCTCATGCAGGCAACGGATGATTCGTCCGCTGTCAGCGATGCTCCAGAGGAAACTATGGACCAGAGCAATGACACCGATCGGAATTAA
- a CDS encoding beta-ketoacyl-[acyl-carrier-protein] synthase family protein, which yields MSKSRVVITGLGVVSPLGCELDNLWDNLLAGHSGISPIESLPTASLPVKYGAECKEFTGDIENYGPLEKSLQRSIKKNMKVMCREIEMGVAAAQKALSHSGLGDQRNPEHCGCLFGCDYILTRPEEYADGLRNCRQHCQPSRNDLSGWVEAWPQQGLPKVNPLWLLKYLPNMPNSHVSIYNDFRGPNNAITVREASWNLSLAEAASIIQRGCADVMLVGSTGSRIHPLRTLHVTLIDEYASSQPDPSTMSRPFDASRDGMVLGEGAGAVMLESLEHAQARGAKVWGEIVGWGESMVCPAADRDHLRMAIAQSLKLTVGRAGGALGQDWHLHAQGLSMTGGDRSEAAAITDLYQDLGYTAPVTAAKSYFGNLGAGAAAVELVCSLLALDKQQLFGIRNLKQLIPEARWQPAQTGQLPGNGVVHCSYTLQGQAASVAVVRAQTG from the coding sequence ATGAGCAAGTCACGAGTCGTCATCACTGGCCTGGGCGTGGTCAGTCCCCTGGGCTGTGAGCTAGACAATTTGTGGGACAACCTGCTGGCCGGTCACTCTGGGATCTCGCCGATTGAGAGCTTGCCGACGGCATCGCTGCCGGTGAAGTACGGAGCCGAGTGCAAGGAGTTTACCGGCGACATCGAAAACTATGGGCCGCTCGAGAAGTCGTTGCAGCGGTCCATCAAGAAAAACATGAAGGTCATGTGCCGGGAAATTGAGATGGGCGTCGCAGCCGCGCAGAAGGCTTTGTCGCATAGTGGTCTGGGAGACCAACGCAATCCGGAGCACTGCGGATGCTTGTTCGGCTGTGACTACATCTTGACTCGACCAGAGGAGTATGCCGACGGTTTGCGAAACTGTCGGCAGCATTGCCAGCCGTCACGTAACGATCTGTCAGGATGGGTTGAAGCTTGGCCACAGCAGGGATTGCCGAAAGTCAACCCCTTGTGGCTGTTGAAGTATCTGCCCAACATGCCCAACAGTCACGTGTCGATCTATAATGACTTTCGCGGACCCAATAATGCTATTACGGTGCGTGAGGCCAGTTGGAATTTATCGTTGGCCGAAGCTGCTTCGATCATTCAGCGCGGTTGCGCCGACGTGATGCTGGTGGGTTCAACGGGCAGCCGCATTCATCCGCTGCGAACGCTGCACGTCACGCTGATTGACGAATATGCGTCGTCGCAGCCGGATCCATCGACCATGTCGCGTCCGTTTGATGCCAGCCGTGATGGGATGGTTCTGGGCGAAGGTGCCGGAGCGGTAATGCTGGAGTCACTGGAGCATGCTCAGGCACGGGGAGCCAAGGTGTGGGGCGAGATCGTAGGTTGGGGCGAGTCGATGGTCTGCCCAGCAGCCGATCGCGACCACCTGCGAATGGCCATTGCGCAATCGCTGAAACTGACGGTTGGCCGCGCCGGTGGTGCCCTCGGGCAGGATTGGCACTTGCATGCTCAGGGGCTGAGTATGACAGGCGGGGATCGTTCCGAAGCGGCGGCCATCACCGATTTGTATCAGGACTTGGGGTACACCGCGCCTGTCACGGCGGCCAAGAGTTACTTTGGCAATTTGGGAGCCGGAGCGGCGGCCGTGGAGTTGGTTTGCAGTCTGCTGGCCTTGGACAAGCAGCAACTATTTGGCATTCGCAATCTCAAACAATTGATTCCGGAAGCTCGGTGGCAACCCGCGCAGACCGGTCAATTGCCGGGTAATGGCGTTGTGCATTGCAGTTACACGCTTCAGGGCCAAGCCGCTAGCGTGGCCGTCGTCCGAGCCCAAACTGGCTGA
- a CDS encoding DNA-directed RNA polymerase subunit alpha, with protein MARTRIPISQAEEKARRLREQLDLSTAEIGLTVRTTNCLEEKGIFTVRDLLRSTPKELLSISNFGEKTLEEVYLALEKIGYYRPQRSPAEVGN; from the coding sequence ATGGCGCGGACACGCATTCCCATTAGTCAGGCCGAAGAGAAAGCTCGCCGCTTGCGCGAGCAATTGGACTTAAGCACCGCTGAAATTGGCTTGACGGTACGCACCACCAATTGCCTTGAAGAAAAAGGCATTTTCACCGTGCGAGACCTGCTTCGCAGCACCCCCAAGGAGCTGTTGAGTATTTCCAATTTCGGCGAAAAAACCTTGGAGGAAGTCTATTTGGCTCTGGAAAAAATTGGCTATTATCGGCCTCAACGTAGTCCCGCTGAGGTTGGCAATTAA
- a CDS encoding UvrD-helicase domain-containing protein, with product MSSTNLLAGLNSSQRTAVTHLDGPLLILAGPGSGKTRVITQRVAYMIDQGIAPQHILGLTFTNKAASEMRQRVQRLVGRDDVWLGTFHGFCVRLLRRYARLVGLPENFSIYDTDDSHACLKQALAEAKFELTHTSLGALAQRISYFKNRLVTPEVLESEALSSSEYQVAQVYPFYQRALLRCGAADFDDLLLHTALLLRQHASVREQLDRQFQYVMVDEYQDTNLAQYVILRHLCVDNRNLAATGDPDQSIYGWRGANLKNVTHLERDYHDLKIVRLEDNYRSTPEILSAADCLIQNNQYRKHKQLVPSRAGGHKVRLAIYPNARAEAEDIGQQIATLVSQGENRLSDFGILYRTNAQSRLIEQAMLRRQLPYQLVGGFRFYLRKEIKDLIAYLLLLYNSDDDIALQRIINVPPRGIGKQTLQRIGQLASSQDCGLLQACRNAVQQNHFPKKTTAALRGFLELYDQLSRKTCDSLTALLQSVLEETDYRGYLAKQRLEDSDRHELLQNIDELLAEAYDLDAVQHEDRPALERFLEVVALQSDTDRLATGSDMVTLMTLHAAKGLEFRNLYIVAVEENILPHARSRDDAGQLEEERRLLFVGITRAQDRLQLSYALNRGFAGSGGSGIPSSFLMELPRHEMVIVDHCDRSSSMAQWDGSDTDDWARQDGPDYDEACQLPHEVDAAVQYDDDCQLPEEELRQRIGRRRTASSSGRLMVASQLATSGTNWSAFQPGCKVSHPQWGTGQIISTTGHGPKRSVTVRFSDDQQARTFRLSHAQLQLEE from the coding sequence ATGAGCTCGACAAACCTGTTAGCTGGATTGAATAGCTCGCAGCGAACAGCGGTAACTCATTTGGACGGGCCGCTGCTGATTCTAGCCGGCCCAGGCAGTGGCAAGACGCGGGTCATTACGCAGCGCGTGGCCTACATGATCGATCAGGGCATTGCACCGCAGCATATTCTGGGGCTGACGTTTACCAACAAAGCAGCCAGTGAAATGCGGCAGCGCGTCCAGCGGCTGGTCGGTCGCGACGATGTCTGGCTGGGAACCTTTCACGGCTTCTGCGTGCGACTGCTCCGGCGCTACGCGCGCTTGGTTGGCCTACCTGAAAACTTCAGCATCTACGACACCGATGATTCGCACGCCTGCCTTAAACAGGCTCTGGCTGAAGCCAAATTCGAGCTGACTCACACCAGCCTGGGGGCTCTAGCCCAACGGATCAGCTACTTCAAGAATCGACTGGTAACACCCGAAGTCTTGGAGTCTGAAGCTCTAAGTAGCAGCGAGTATCAGGTAGCGCAAGTCTATCCTTTCTACCAACGCGCTCTGCTGCGCTGCGGAGCTGCCGACTTTGACGATTTATTGCTGCATACCGCCCTGCTGCTCAGGCAGCACGCGTCGGTCCGCGAACAACTGGACCGGCAGTTCCAATATGTCATGGTAGACGAATACCAAGACACGAACCTGGCTCAATACGTGATCCTTCGCCATCTGTGCGTGGACAATCGCAATCTGGCGGCCACCGGCGACCCGGATCAATCGATCTACGGCTGGCGCGGTGCCAATTTAAAAAACGTGACGCATTTGGAACGCGACTACCACGACCTGAAGATTGTCCGCTTAGAGGACAACTATCGCAGCACTCCAGAAATCTTGTCTGCCGCTGACTGCCTGATTCAGAACAATCAGTATCGCAAACACAAGCAACTCGTCCCTAGCCGTGCGGGCGGCCACAAAGTACGCTTGGCTATCTACCCGAACGCTCGCGCCGAAGCCGAAGACATTGGCCAGCAGATCGCCACACTAGTCAGCCAAGGCGAGAATCGGCTAAGCGACTTTGGCATCCTGTATCGCACCAATGCTCAGTCGCGCCTGATCGAACAGGCCATGCTGCGACGACAATTGCCCTATCAGCTCGTCGGTGGCTTTCGATTCTACCTGCGCAAGGAAATCAAGGACCTGATCGCCTACCTGTTACTTCTGTACAACAGCGATGACGACATCGCCTTGCAGCGTATCATCAATGTTCCACCGCGTGGCATCGGCAAGCAAACGCTGCAGCGCATCGGGCAATTGGCCAGCAGCCAGGATTGCGGACTCCTACAGGCTTGCCGCAACGCAGTGCAGCAGAACCATTTTCCCAAGAAGACCACCGCTGCGCTGCGCGGATTCTTGGAACTGTACGACCAGCTTTCCCGAAAGACCTGCGATTCGCTGACAGCCCTACTGCAGTCGGTGCTGGAAGAAACCGACTATCGAGGGTACCTGGCCAAACAACGCCTGGAAGATAGCGATCGCCACGAGCTATTGCAAAATATCGACGAACTGTTAGCCGAAGCCTACGATCTGGATGCAGTCCAGCATGAAGATCGGCCTGCGCTGGAGCGGTTCTTGGAGGTGGTGGCTCTGCAGTCGGATACCGACAGATTGGCTACGGGCAGCGATATGGTCACACTAATGACACTCCATGCCGCCAAGGGACTTGAATTTCGCAATTTGTACATCGTGGCCGTCGAGGAGAACATTCTGCCGCACGCTCGCAGCCGCGACGACGCCGGTCAGCTTGAAGAGGAACGGCGGTTGCTGTTCGTAGGCATTACCCGTGCGCAAGATCGCCTGCAACTCAGTTACGCCCTCAATCGCGGATTTGCCGGCAGCGGCGGTTCGGGCATCCCGAGCTCATTCCTGATGGAGTTGCCTAGACACGAGATGGTCATCGTTGACCACTGCGATCGCAGTTCGTCCATGGCGCAGTGGGATGGTAGTGATACAGACGACTGGGCTCGCCAAGATGGCCCAGACTACGATGAAGCCTGCCAACTACCACATGAAGTCGACGCGGCCGTCCAATACGACGACGATTGTCAGTTGCCTGAAGAAGAACTGCGTCAGCGCATCGGCCGTCGCCGCACGGCGTCCAGCAGCGGCCGGCTGATGGTCGCCTCGCAGCTCGCAACCAGCGGCACCAATTGGTCCGCTTTCCAACCCGGTTGTAAAGTTTCCCATCCCCAGTGGGGCACCGGGCAAATCATCTCCACTACTGGCCACGGTCCCAAGCGCTCCGTCACCGTCCGCTTCAGTGACGACCAACAAGCGCGCACCTTCCGCCTCTCCCACGCCCAGCTCCAATTAGAAGAATAG
- the rpmE gene encoding 50S ribosomal protein L31, producing the protein MKADIHPKYQETTVTCGCGNSFKTRSIRPELKVDICSVCHPFYTGKLKFVDTAGRIEKFQNKFAAGTYASLQKPKKAKKK; encoded by the coding sequence ATGAAGGCGGACATTCACCCCAAATATCAAGAGACCACCGTGACCTGCGGCTGTGGCAATTCCTTCAAGACGCGCAGCATTCGACCTGAACTGAAAGTGGACATTTGCAGCGTCTGCCACCCGTTTTACACGGGCAAGCTGAAGTTCGTCGACACGGCGGGACGCATTGAGAAATTCCAGAACAAGTTCGCAGCCGGCACCTACGCCAGCTTGCAAAAGCCCAAGAAGGCCAAGAAGAAGTAG
- the prfA gene encoding peptide chain release factor 1, with protein sequence MNVRQELEAKLKRFEELEAQMGSPEVLADSARMAAVAREHGSLIKLAGKIRAYKKLSGDISGLLEMASSQDPEERVMAEDELADLRAQREALWNELLEMTVGGEDANRSRCVMEIRAGTGGEEAALFARDLYEMYRRYADAKGWKIEVMDMSTSERGGFKEVVFGVEGDGVYRELQFESGGHRVQRVPETEAQGRVHTSAATVAVLAEPEDVEVDLKKDDYRIDKFCASGPGGQHVNKTESAIRLTHFETGIVVQCQDEKSQLKNLAKALRVLKSRIYDFHRQQELQKRADTRKTLIGSGDRSQRIRTYNFPQNRLTDHRINLTLYKLDQIMAGDMSPVSKALLEYERDQLRDGGVQDE encoded by the coding sequence ATGAACGTCCGTCAAGAACTGGAAGCCAAACTCAAGCGATTTGAAGAGTTGGAAGCTCAAATGGGCTCGCCAGAAGTGTTGGCCGACTCGGCGCGTATGGCCGCTGTAGCTCGCGAACACGGCTCGCTGATCAAGCTGGCTGGAAAAATCCGCGCTTACAAGAAACTGTCTGGCGACATTAGCGGACTGCTGGAAATGGCCAGCAGCCAAGACCCGGAAGAACGCGTAATGGCCGAAGACGAACTGGCCGATCTGCGAGCCCAACGCGAAGCGTTGTGGAACGAACTGCTGGAAATGACCGTCGGAGGCGAGGACGCCAATCGCTCGCGGTGCGTGATGGAAATCCGGGCCGGTACAGGCGGTGAAGAAGCGGCTTTATTTGCTCGTGATCTTTACGAAATGTACCGTCGCTATGCCGATGCCAAGGGCTGGAAGATCGAAGTGATGGATATGAGCACGTCCGAACGCGGCGGCTTTAAGGAAGTCGTCTTCGGCGTCGAAGGCGATGGGGTCTACCGTGAACTGCAATTTGAAAGTGGGGGGCATCGCGTCCAGCGCGTCCCAGAAACGGAAGCTCAAGGCCGCGTGCACACGTCCGCTGCAACCGTGGCCGTGCTGGCCGAACCCGAGGACGTGGAAGTGGATTTGAAAAAAGACGACTATCGCATCGACAAGTTTTGCGCATCAGGCCCCGGTGGACAGCATGTCAACAAGACCGAATCGGCGATTCGCCTGACTCACTTTGAAACCGGCATCGTCGTCCAGTGCCAGGACGAGAAGAGCCAACTCAAGAATCTAGCCAAGGCGCTGCGTGTGCTCAAAAGCCGTATTTACGATTTCCATCGGCAACAAGAACTACAAAAGCGTGCCGATACCCGCAAGACGCTCATCGGCTCAGGTGATCGCAGCCAACGCATTCGCACCTACAATTTTCCTCAGAATCGCTTGACCGATCATCGCATCAATTTGACGCTCTACAAACTCGACCAAATCATGGCCGGCGATATGTCTCCAGTCAGCAAGGCACTGCTGGAATACGAACGCGACCAATTGCGCGACGGGGGGGTACAGGACGAATGA